A stretch of Miscanthus floridulus cultivar M001 chromosome 13, ASM1932011v1, whole genome shotgun sequence DNA encodes these proteins:
- the LOC136501789 gene encoding uncharacterized protein isoform X1, whose translation MEAGLRALGHRYCGGGGGCAVSLGGFAAARAIRLRHQRRAAAFCSREWRETVTPSRPPACLCPPALANVSAVAVSGDGNGAAGGPVGSGVEVARASRMLHVVLVSPLIPGNTGSIARTCAASAVGLHLVGPLGYKVDDTKLKRAGLDYWPYVVVKIHDSWDHFCDYFMKQEGDKRLLAFTKRGTQIHSDFSYRPGDWLVFGSETKGLPQQALEDCCREGLGGGTLRIPMVETYVRCLNLSVSVGIALYEAARQLNYEQLQYQPELPEEAQELFPTEDIYA comes from the exons ATGGAGGCCGGCCTGCGCGCGCTTGGCCACCGctactgcggcggcggcggcggctgcgccgTCAGCCTCGGCGGGTTCGCCGCCGCGCGTGCCATCCGGCTCCGGCACCAGCGCCGCGCGGCCGCCTTCTGCTCCCGTGAGTGGCGAGAGACTGTCACCCCCTCCCGCCCTCCGGCGTGTCTGTGTCCCCCTGCGCTTGCAAACGTTTCTGCAGTTGCTGTTAGTGGAGATGGGAATGGCGCCGCGGGTGGCCCCGTGGGGAGCGGCGTCGAGGTGGCGCGAGCCAGCAGGATGCTTCACGTCGTGCTCGTCTCGCCGCTG ATACCAGGAAATACAGGGTCCATTGCAAGGACATGTGCTGCATCTGCAGTTGGCCTGCATCTTGTCGGG CCATTAGGTTATAAGGTAGATGACACAAAATTGAAGCGTGCGGGATTGGATTATTGGCC ATACGTTGTTGTCAAGATTCATGACTCTTGGGACCACTTCTGTGATTATTTCATGAAGCAG GAAGGAGATAAAAGGCTGTTGGCATTCACCAAAAGAGGCACACAAATCCATTCA GATTTCTCCTACAGGCCAGGGGACTGGCTAGTCTTTGGTTCTGAAACAAAAGGATTGCCTCAACAAGCCCTTGAGGATTGCTGTCGAGAGGGCCTAGGCGGTGGAACCCTCCGGATTCCCATGGTGGAAACCTACGTCCGGTGCCTCAACCTCTCCGTCAGCGTTGGAATCGCACTGTATGAAGCAGCTAGACAGCTGAACTACGAGCAGCTTCAGTACCAGCCTGAGCTCCCAGAGGAAGCACAGGAGCTATTCCCAACAGAGGACATTTATGCATGA
- the LOC136501789 gene encoding uncharacterized protein isoform X2 translates to MEAGLRALGHRYCGGGGGCAVSLGGFAAARAIRLRHQRRAAAFCSREWRETVTPSRPPACLCPPALANVSAVAVSGDGNGAAGGPVGSGVEVARASRMLHVVLVSPLIPGNTGSIARTCAASAVGLHLVGVRYVVVKIHDSWDHFCDYFMKQEGDKRLLAFTKRGTQIHSDFSYRPGDWLVFGSETKGLPQQALEDCCREGLGGGTLRIPMVETYVRCLNLSVSVGIALYEAARQLNYEQLQYQPELPEEAQELFPTEDIYA, encoded by the exons ATGGAGGCCGGCCTGCGCGCGCTTGGCCACCGctactgcggcggcggcggcggctgcgccgTCAGCCTCGGCGGGTTCGCCGCCGCGCGTGCCATCCGGCTCCGGCACCAGCGCCGCGCGGCCGCCTTCTGCTCCCGTGAGTGGCGAGAGACTGTCACCCCCTCCCGCCCTCCGGCGTGTCTGTGTCCCCCTGCGCTTGCAAACGTTTCTGCAGTTGCTGTTAGTGGAGATGGGAATGGCGCCGCGGGTGGCCCCGTGGGGAGCGGCGTCGAGGTGGCGCGAGCCAGCAGGATGCTTCACGTCGTGCTCGTCTCGCCGCTG ATACCAGGAAATACAGGGTCCATTGCAAGGACATGTGCTGCATCTGCAGTTGGCCTGCATCTTGTCGGGGTAAG ATACGTTGTTGTCAAGATTCATGACTCTTGGGACCACTTCTGTGATTATTTCATGAAGCAG GAAGGAGATAAAAGGCTGTTGGCATTCACCAAAAGAGGCACACAAATCCATTCA GATTTCTCCTACAGGCCAGGGGACTGGCTAGTCTTTGGTTCTGAAACAAAAGGATTGCCTCAACAAGCCCTTGAGGATTGCTGTCGAGAGGGCCTAGGCGGTGGAACCCTCCGGATTCCCATGGTGGAAACCTACGTCCGGTGCCTCAACCTCTCCGTCAGCGTTGGAATCGCACTGTATGAAGCAGCTAGACAGCTGAACTACGAGCAGCTTCAGTACCAGCCTGAGCTCCCAGAGGAAGCACAGGAGCTATTCCCAACAGAGGACATTTATGCATGA